The Stigmatella ashevillena genomic sequence TCCAGGTGGTGACGGCGCAGGGGCAGGTGCTGGAGCTCAACGGCGCGCTGGAGAAGAACAACACGGGCATGGACTTGCGCCAGCTCTTCATCGGCAGCGAGGGCACGCTGGGGGTGATTACCGAGGCCACGCTCAAGCTGACGCGGCTGCCGGGCAAGCAGGAGGTGTTCCTCTTCGCGGTGCCGGACGTGGCGGCCGTGCTGAAGCTGTTCCGGGACGCGCGCCAGGCGCCGCTGTTGATCTCCGCCTATGAGTTCTTCACGGACAAGTGCCTGGCGCGGGTGCAGCGCCACCGCAAGCTGCGCTCACCCTTCGAGGCTCCCAGCGGCTGCTATGTGCTGCTGGAGGCGGAGGCCTCGGACGCGGCGGGCGTGGAGGCGTGGCTGGGCTCGCTCTTCGAGCGGGGGCTGGTGACGGACGGCACCCAGGCGCAGGGCGTCTCGCAGGCCACGGAGCTGTGGGCCCTGCGCGAGAGCATCAGCGAGAGCCTGTCGGCCACGGGTCTGCCGCACAAGAATGACATCTCGCTGCCCATCGCCGCGCTGGAGGCGTTCTGTGGGGAACTGGATGCGTTCTTCCTGGCGCGCTACCCGGACTGGGAAATCTGCCTCTTCGGGCACATCGGCGACGGCAACCTGCACGTCAACGTGATGAAGCCGGACGCGATGGACAAGGCCGAGTTCCTGGCGCACACGAAGCCGGCGGACCACGACATCTTCGCGCTGGTGCGCAAGCACGCTGGCAGCATCTCCGCCGAGCACGGCATCGGCCTGCTGAAGAAGGACTACCTCTCGTATACGCGCGCCCCCGCAGAGCTGGAGCTGCTCCGGGCGCTCAAGCGGACGATGGATCCGGCCAACATCCTCAACCCGGGAAAAATCCTCGACCCTTGAGGGGACCTCCGCACGCTGCGGGGGCTCGCGTGGGGAGGCGCTCTCAACTCAGAGAATGGATCTGCGTGCTCGTCGTATTCGGTCCAATCTTGCGCATCTCTTCGCCGAGTTTCTGGTTGCCCAGAGAGTCCTTTCCGAC encodes the following:
- a CDS encoding FAD-binding oxidoreductase produces the protein MPTAALPDAFLRAISEGFPSDFLTREPGDLAEYGRDWTRVHTPAPTAVALPRTTDEVSRLLALCHAHQVAVVPSGGRTGLAAGAVAARGELVLSLQRMNHMGPVDVLGNTVRVQAGAVTEAVHQHCAPYGLTWPVDFASKGSSHVGGNIATNAGGVKVIRYGLTRQWVLGLQVVTAQGQVLELNGALEKNNTGMDLRQLFIGSEGTLGVITEATLKLTRLPGKQEVFLFAVPDVAAVLKLFRDARQAPLLISAYEFFTDKCLARVQRHRKLRSPFEAPSGCYVLLEAEASDAAGVEAWLGSLFERGLVTDGTQAQGVSQATELWALRESISESLSATGLPHKNDISLPIAALEAFCGELDAFFLARYPDWEICLFGHIGDGNLHVNVMKPDAMDKAEFLAHTKPADHDIFALVRKHAGSISAEHGIGLLKKDYLSYTRAPAELELLRALKRTMDPANILNPGKILDP